Proteins co-encoded in one Helicoverpa zea isolate HzStark_Cry1AcR chromosome 18, ilHelZeax1.1, whole genome shotgun sequence genomic window:
- the LOC124639174 gene encoding 3-oxoacyl-[acyl-carrier-protein] reductase FabG-like, with protein sequence MSFREKVVIVTGASSGIGAAIAVKFAEQGASIVLTARNQARLKEVADKCGIYGAKHCIIIADLTKKDEIGKIVATTVERFGKIDVLVNNAGIAGRAAIWEANAMELYDTIMATNLHAVIYLTSLAAPHLIKSKGNIVNISSIAAVSVIKPEQFAYCTSKAGLDHFTRSAALDFASKGVRVNSINPGPVETNIAQCLGDRQGEFWNMMQKMTALGRLSDSEEVADLVLFVASDKAKAITGSSYITDNGLLLKRGA encoded by the coding sequence ATGAGTTTCCGCGAGAAGGTTGTTATAGTGACTGGAGCCAGTTCAGGCATCGGTGCTGCTATAGCCGTGAAGTTCGCTGAACAAGGAGCCAGCATCGTACTTACAGCCAGAAATCAGGCCAGGCTAAAGGAAGTCGCAGACAAATGTGGTATCTATGGTGCTAAACATTGTATCATAATTGCTGACCTCACAAAGAAAGATGAAATTGGGAAAATCGTTGCAACCACCGTGGAACGTTTTGGAAAAATCGACGTATTGGTCAACAATGCTGGAATAGCTGGGAGGGCGGCAATCTGGGAAGCGAATGCAATGGAATTATATGACACAATTATGGCAACAAATCTTCACGCCGTGATATACTTAACAAGCCTCGCTGCTCCTCACTTGATTAAAAGTAAAGGTAACATTGTGAACATATCTAGTATTGCCGCGGTTAGCGTCATCAAACCTGAACAATTCGCTTATTGTACTTCGAAGGCTGGATTGGATCATTTCACTAGGTCCGCGGCTCTAGATTTTGCATCCAAGGGTGTGAGGGTGAACTCTATTAACCCTGGGCCAGTAGAAACAAATATTGCACAGTGTTTGGGTGATAGGCAAGGCGAGTTTTGGAATATGATGCAGAAAATGACCGCTCTTGGCAGGCTTTCGGATTCCGAAGAAGTTGCTGACTTGGTGTTGTTTGTAGCTAGTGACAAAGCTAAAGCTATAACGGGATCATCTTACATTACTGATAATGGACTTTTGTTGAAAAGAGGTGCATAA
- the LOC124639173 gene encoding uncharacterized oxidoreductase TM_0325-like, with protein MVFRDMVVIVTGASSGIGAAIAIKFAEQGANVVLVARNQARLKEVAAKCCSHGVKYCIIIANVTKKDDIKRIVATTVERFGKIDVLVNSAGVGGTAAIWDPNAMEVYDKTMATNLRSVVYLTNLAAPHLINTEGNIVNISSAFAVDILPEHFAYCTSKAGLDHFTRSAALDLAPKGVRVNSVNPGPVKTNFVQSLDKNKTEQRDLWSKLEAMTALGRISDPEEIADLVLFLASDKAKAITGSSYITDNGALLKKGT; from the coding sequence ATGGTTTTCCGCGATATGGTCGTTATAGTGACTGGAGCCAGTTCGGGCATTGGTGCTGCTATAGCTATCAAATTTGCTGAACAAGGAGCCAACGTTGTTCTTGTCGCTAGAAATCAAGCCAGGCTAAAAGAAGTTGCCGCTAAATGTTGTAGCCATGGTGTCAAATACTGCATTATCATCGCTAACGTCACGAAGAAAGATGACATTAAGAGAATTGTAGCGACTACCGTCGAACGTTTTGGAAAAATCGATGTTTTGGTCAATAGTGCCGGAGTAGGAGGGACGGCGGCTATCTGGGATCCGAATGCAATGGAAGTTTACGACAAAACAATGGCGACTAATCTTCGCTCCGTAGTCTACCTAACCAACCTCGCTGCTCCTCACTTAATCAATACTGAAGGTAACATTGTAAACATATCTAGTGCTTTCGCGGTTGATATCCTTCCTGAACATTTCGCTTACTGTACTTCCAAGGCTGGATTGGATCATTTCACCAGATCCGCAGCTCTAGATTTGGCGCCAAAGGGCGTGAGGGTCAACTCGGTCAACCCTGGACCAGTGAAAACCAATTTTGTTCAAAGTTTGGATAAGAATAAAACCGAGCAACGCGACTTATGGAGTAAGTTAGAGGCAATGACCGCTCTTGGCAGAATTTCGGATCCTGAGGAAATTGCTGACTTGGTATTATTCCTAGCTAGCGATAAAGCTAAGGCTATAACGGGATCATCTTATATTACTGATAATGGGGCATTGTTGAAGAAAGGAACATAA
- the LOC124638939 gene encoding 3-oxoacyl-[acyl-carrier-protein] reductase FabG-like, with translation MSFRKKVVIVTGASSGIGAATAIKFAEQGANVVLAARNQAKLKEVADKCEGYCGAHCMVIADVTKNEDIKKIVATTVERFGKIDVLVNNAGVGGAAAIWDTNAMEVYDKIMATNLRSVVYLTNLAAPHLIKTKGNIVNISSIAAVDVILPEQFAYCTSKAGLDHFTRSVALDFAAKGVRVNSVNPGPVQTNFVDNMGVNKADVDDLWKKLESKTPLGRISVPEEIADLVLFLASDKAMAITGSSFITDNGILLKRGE, from the coding sequence ATGAGTTTCCGCAAGAAGGTCGTTATAGTGACGGGAGCCAGTTCAGGCATTGGTGCTGCTACAGCTATTAAATTCGCTGAACAAGGGGCCAACGTTGTACTCGCTGCCAGAAATCAGGCCAAGCTAAAGGAAGTTGCTGACAAATGTGAAGGCTATTGTGGCGCACACTGCATGGTCATTGCGGACGTCACAAAAAATGAAGACATAaagaaaattgtagcaactacCGTCGAACGGTTTGGAAAAATCGATGTTTTGGTCAATAATGCCGGAGTAGGCGGGGCGGCGGCTATCTGGGATACGAATGCAATGGAAGTGTACGACAAAATTATGGCGACTAATCTTCGCTCCGTGGTCTACTTAACCAACCTCGCTGCTCCTCACTTGATTAAAACTAAAGGTAACATTGTGAACATATCCAGTATTGCCGCGGTTGATGTTATCTTACCAGAACAATTTGCTTACTGTACGTCGAAGGCTGGATTGGATCATTTCACCAGGTCCGTGGCACTCGACTTCGCAGCAAAAGGAGTGAGGGTCAACTCCGTTAACCCTGGTCCAGTGCAAACCAATTTTGTTGATAATATGGGTGTTAATAAAGCTGATGTAGACGACTTATGGAAAAAGTTGGAGTCTAAGACACCCCTTGGCAGAATTTCGGTTCCTGAAGAAATTGCTGACTTGGTATTGTTCTTAGCTAGCGATAAAGCTATGGCTATAACGGGATCGTCGTTCATTACTGATAATGGGATATTGTTGAAGAGAGGTGAATAA